One genomic region from Enterobacter hormaechei ATCC 49162 encodes:
- a CDS encoding NupC/NupG family nucleoside CNT transporter: MFKIVHFLLALVIILALAWLVSFDRRKISIRFVLQLIVIEIALAFFFLHAESGLFIIKYVSGFFESLLKFAAEGTNFVFGGMGEKGLAFIFLGVLCPIIFISALIGILQHWRILPIFIRVIGTLLSKLNGMGKLESFNAVSSLILGQSENFIAYKGVLGDLSSRRLFTMAATAMSTVSLSIVGAYMTMLDAKFVVAALILNMFSTFIILSVINPARPEAEPDIKLEKLHESQSFFEMLGEYILAGFKVAMIILAMLIGFIALISAVNALFSSVFGMSFQQILGYVFYPLAWLIGIPLSDALNAGSIMATKLVANEFVAMIELQKIAHQMSPRGLGILSVFLVSFANFASIGIVAGAIKGLNEQQGNVVSRFGLRLVYGATLVSLLSASFAGLVL, encoded by the coding sequence ATGTTTAAAATTGTCCATTTCCTGCTGGCGCTGGTCATTATTCTTGCCCTTGCCTGGCTGGTGAGTTTCGACCGCCGAAAAATTAGTATTCGTTTTGTTTTACAGCTGATCGTCATTGAAATTGCGCTGGCGTTCTTTTTCCTCCACGCAGAAAGCGGCCTGTTTATTATTAAATACGTCTCCGGTTTCTTTGAATCGCTGCTTAAATTCGCCGCCGAAGGGACGAATTTCGTCTTTGGCGGAATGGGGGAAAAAGGGCTGGCGTTCATTTTCCTTGGCGTGCTGTGTCCGATTATTTTTATCTCTGCGCTGATTGGTATTCTTCAGCACTGGCGAATACTGCCGATCTTTATTCGGGTTATCGGCACGCTGCTGTCAAAACTGAACGGCATGGGCAAGCTGGAATCCTTTAACGCGGTAAGCTCGCTGATCCTCGGGCAATCGGAAAACTTCATTGCCTACAAGGGTGTACTGGGGGATCTCTCCTCGCGTCGTCTGTTCACCATGGCCGCAACCGCCATGTCGACGGTCTCTCTGTCGATTGTCGGGGCGTATATGACCATGCTGGACGCCAAATTTGTCGTTGCGGCGCTGATCCTGAACATGTTCAGTACTTTTATTATTCTCTCCGTCATTAACCCGGCCCGCCCGGAAGCCGAACCCGATATCAAACTGGAAAAACTGCATGAGTCCCAGAGCTTCTTTGAAATGCTGGGCGAGTATATTCTGGCCGGTTTTAAGGTGGCGATGATTATTCTGGCGATGCTGATTGGCTTTATCGCCCTTATTAGCGCCGTTAATGCCCTCTTCTCCAGCGTATTCGGCATGAGCTTCCAGCAGATCCTGGGTTACGTGTTCTATCCCCTGGCGTGGCTTATCGGGATTCCGCTGAGCGATGCGCTAAACGCGGGCAGCATTATGGCAACGAAACTGGTGGCGAATGAATTTGTGGCGATGATCGAGCTGCAAAAAATAGCCCACCAGATGTCACCGCGCGGGCTGGGTATTTTGTCCGTGTTCCTGGTGTCGTTCGCGAACTTCGCCTCCATTGGGATTGTAGCGGGGGCAATAAAAGGCCTGAACGAGCAACAGGGTAACGTGGTGTCGCGGTTTGGTCTGCGTCTGGTGTACGGCGCGACGCTGGTGAGTTTGCTGTCGGCGAGCTTTGCGGGGTTGGTGCTGTAA
- the efeO gene encoding iron uptake system protein EfeO — MANQFRRSALCAGIAALFASAFTAQAADIPQVKVTVNDKQCEPMTITVNSGKTQFIIQNHSQKALEWEILKGVMVVEERENIAPGFSQKMTANLQPGEYEMTCGLLTNPKGKLIVKGAATADAAKGTALLSLGDAITAYKAYVTKETANLVAGTKAFTDAVKAGDIEKAKSLYAPTRQHYERIEPIAELFSDLDGSIDAREDDYEQKAADPKFTGFHRLEKALFGDNATKGMEKYADQLNSDVLELQKRITELAFPPSKVVGGAAGLIEEVAASKISGEEDRYSHTDLWDFQANVDGAQKIVDLLRPQLQKENGELLAKVDANFKKVDTILAKYRTKDGFETYDKLTDADRNALKGPITTLAEDLSLLRGVLGLD; from the coding sequence ATGGCCAATCAGTTCCGTCGTAGTGCGTTATGCGCAGGCATTGCCGCGCTGTTCGCTTCTGCCTTCACCGCTCAGGCGGCAGATATTCCGCAGGTAAAAGTCACCGTCAACGATAAGCAGTGCGAGCCGATGACCATCACCGTCAACAGCGGCAAAACCCAGTTTATTATTCAGAACCACAGCCAGAAGGCGCTGGAGTGGGAGATCCTCAAAGGCGTGATGGTGGTGGAAGAGCGTGAGAATATCGCGCCAGGCTTCAGCCAGAAGATGACCGCTAATCTTCAGCCGGGGGAATATGAGATGACCTGCGGCCTGCTGACTAACCCGAAAGGTAAGCTGATCGTCAAAGGCGCAGCGACGGCGGACGCGGCCAAAGGCACAGCCCTGTTGAGCCTGGGCGACGCGATTACTGCCTATAAAGCCTACGTCACCAAAGAGACGGCGAACCTGGTGGCGGGTACCAAAGCCTTTACCGATGCGGTGAAAGCGGGCGATATCGAAAAAGCGAAATCCCTGTATGCGCCAACCCGTCAGCACTACGAGCGCATCGAGCCGATTGCCGAGCTGTTCTCCGATCTCGATGGCAGCATTGATGCCCGTGAAGATGACTATGAGCAGAAGGCCGCCGATCCGAAATTCACCGGCTTCCACCGTCTGGAAAAAGCCCTGTTTGGCGATAACGCTACCAAAGGGATGGAGAAATACGCCGATCAGCTCAACAGTGACGTGCTGGAGCTGCAAAAACGCATCACCGAACTGGCCTTCCCGCCGTCGAAAGTGGTGGGCGGCGCAGCGGGCCTGATTGAAGAAGTGGCCGCGAGCAAAATCAGCGGTGAAGAAGATCGCTACAGCCACACCGACCTGTGGGACTTCCAGGCGAACGTTGACGGCGCACAGAAAATTGTCGATCTCCTGCGGCCTCAGCTGCAAAAAGAGAACGGCGAACTGCTGGCGAAAGTGGACGCCAACTTTAAGAAAGTTGACACCATCCTGGCGAAATACCGCACGAAAGACGGGTTCGAAACCTATGACAAGCTGACCGATGCTGACCGTAACGCGCTGAAAGGCCCGATTACGACGCTGGCGGAAGATCTCTCCCTGCTGCGTGGCGTTCTGGGTCTGGACTAA
- the efeU gene encoding iron uptake transporter permease EfeU produces MFVPFLIMLREGLEAALIVSLIASYLKRTQRGRWIGVMWVGVFLAAALCLGLGILINETTGEFPQKEQELFEGIVAVIAVFILTWMVFWMRKVSRNVKVQLEQAVDNALQKGNHHGWALIMMVFFAVAREGLESVFFLLAAFQQDVGIWPPLGAMLGLATAVVLGFLLYWGGIRLNLGAFFKWTSLFILLVAAGLAAGAIRAFHEAGLWNHFQDVAFDLSNVLSTHSLTGTLLEGIFGYQETPSVSEVAMYFIYLVPALILFVMPPRTDSQTSRVAP; encoded by the coding sequence ATGTTTGTTCCTTTTCTCATTATGTTACGTGAAGGCCTTGAAGCGGCCCTGATTGTTAGCCTTATCGCCAGTTATCTGAAGCGCACCCAGCGTGGGCGCTGGATTGGCGTGATGTGGGTTGGCGTTTTCCTTGCCGCGGCGCTCTGCCTGGGGCTGGGGATTCTTATCAATGAAACCACCGGTGAATTCCCGCAGAAAGAGCAAGAGCTGTTTGAAGGGATCGTCGCCGTGATTGCGGTGTTCATCCTGACGTGGATGGTCTTCTGGATGCGCAAAGTCTCCCGCAACGTGAAGGTGCAGCTGGAGCAGGCGGTGGATAACGCCCTGCAAAAAGGCAACCACCACGGCTGGGCGCTGATCATGATGGTCTTTTTCGCCGTGGCGCGTGAAGGCCTGGAATCCGTGTTTTTCCTGCTCGCGGCCTTCCAGCAGGACGTGGGCATCTGGCCGCCGTTGGGCGCGATGCTCGGGCTGGCAACCGCCGTCGTGCTTGGCTTCCTGCTCTACTGGGGCGGCATTCGCCTCAACCTGGGCGCGTTCTTCAAGTGGACCAGCCTGTTTATTCTGCTGGTGGCCGCGGGGCTGGCGGCAGGCGCAATCCGCGCCTTCCACGAAGCGGGCCTGTGGAACCATTTTCAGGACGTGGCGTTTGACCTCAGCAACGTTCTGTCCACCCATTCGCTGACCGGCACCCTGCTCGAAGGCATCTTTGGCTACCAGGAAACGCCGAGCGTCAGCGAAGTGGCAATGTACTTTATCTATCTGGTTCCGGCGCTGATCCTGTTCGTTATGCCGCCGCGTACCGACTCGCAGACGTCGCGCGTCGCGCCGTAA
- a CDS encoding DUF3574 domain-containing protein → MMIKTGLMAAAFVLLAGCTAPSQNTATDICKADNQMQQTTLYFGLNRPAGAQITGSEWQQFVDQDVTPRFRDGLTVFDARGQWLGNNGQVAREPSKALMLIHGKDAQSETNIEALRGIYKSRFAQESVMRVDQPVCVQF, encoded by the coding sequence ATGATGATTAAAACAGGGTTGATGGCGGCGGCATTCGTGTTGCTGGCAGGCTGTACGGCACCGTCGCAGAATACGGCGACTGACATCTGCAAAGCGGATAACCAGATGCAGCAGACCACGCTCTATTTCGGCTTAAACCGTCCGGCAGGGGCGCAGATTACCGGTAGCGAGTGGCAGCAGTTTGTTGACCAGGACGTGACGCCGCGCTTTCGCGATGGCTTAACGGTGTTTGATGCGCGCGGGCAGTGGCTGGGTAACAACGGACAAGTGGCGCGTGAACCCAGCAAAGCGTTGATGCTGATCCACGGTAAAGATGCGCAGAGCGAAACAAATATCGAAGCGTTACGCGGGATTTATAAATCACGCTTCGCGCAGGAGTCGGTGATGCGCGTCGACCAGCCGGTGTGCGTGCAGTTCTAA